A single window of Leptolyngbya ohadii IS1 DNA harbors:
- a CDS encoding DUF4347 domain-containing protein has product MSSGFPIRSLVVIDAGVHDYPSLVQGVINKHDVIVLEQARDGVQQITEALRDRPNLDSLHIVSHGAPGTLFLGNSELSLQTLEQYSSELQSWSISSILLYGCSVAAGDAGTEFVEKLQHLTDSAITASTTPIGNSALGGDWHLDYSPTGLAAPLAFRTEVLANYSSVLAVLAVGDDSIATPGTEPTPVAAGLTITGVTVLDGAQVSIGTGLTANDRLGIAGAGGALTGTITGTTIDWTYDVATGVLAFTGDGTAAEYQAALRSVVYYSEGAPTFSARTINFALGGREANPANNHYYEYIPAAEIDWTEAKAAASTESYLGMQGYLVTITSAEEQAFVQSLIGGRAWIGASDAETEGAEEGAWEWATGPEAGTVFWNGLFDGTAPDGAYANWGLGDPNNSLGEDYAAMLPLDGRPTGFWNDFADANPEIGGYVVEYGGLATDPTIQLTGAVTLNVAAQTEAPTDLALPSDAVNDTGSSQSDRLTRNRRPQFTGIAEPGSTIELLVNGVPIAGTVTPTGAGGWIFAPTADLPTGTNTISARATNAGGVQSVDSAAITVEIDVTAPTLPASSLPDLDPASDTGTSNTDNRTTDTTPTFTGTLPTTEAGNTVTIYSDSTRVGTATILPSGAWSVTTSALTTGTKAIRYSVTDRAGNESALSGTLNVDIGTADTQPNPNPNPNPNPNPNPTDTTAPTVSIVDNQPDFRSTSTNSLTVRFSEAVTNFDLSDVSLTRNGTPVSLQGASLTATDAQTWVLGNLAGLTATSGEYRISIGGDVADLAGNALNRQAPGATDTWTTGSVGTPRVIPNLVRKVGTRRNDVLVGGRPNDQLVGRGGNDRLVGRAGSDVLEGGAGRDTVIGGAGADVYVMRNLSERGDRVVGFNAAQDAIDLQGIMKSSQYNADNPFAKFAQYIKLTQAGSNTQVQIDADGNGSGTAMTTLMTLQNVSASSIQSTNFILG; this is encoded by the coding sequence ATGTCTTCTGGTTTCCCGATTAGATCTTTGGTTGTCATTGACGCGGGTGTTCATGACTATCCCAGTCTTGTTCAAGGTGTCATTAACAAGCATGACGTCATCGTTCTAGAACAGGCTAGAGATGGCGTGCAGCAAATCACTGAAGCTCTGCGCGATCGCCCTAATCTAGACTCCCTGCACATTGTTTCTCACGGTGCCCCCGGTACCTTATTTCTGGGCAACTCTGAGCTGAGTTTGCAAACCCTTGAGCAATATTCCTCGGAGCTGCAATCCTGGTCTATCTCTTCCATTCTCCTCTACGGCTGTAGTGTCGCTGCTGGCGATGCCGGAACCGAATTTGTTGAAAAGCTTCAACACCTGACTGATTCTGCCATTACTGCATCCACAACGCCGATCGGAAATTCAGCGCTAGGCGGTGACTGGCACCTGGACTATTCTCCGACGGGTCTTGCTGCACCGTTAGCCTTCCGTACAGAAGTGCTTGCTAATTACAGTTCTGTTCTAGCTGTTCTAGCGGTCGGAGACGATTCGATCGCAACTCCTGGTACTGAGCCTACGCCGGTTGCAGCAGGTTTGACCATTACTGGAGTCACCGTTCTTGATGGTGCCCAGGTTAGTATCGGCACAGGCTTGACCGCCAACGATCGCCTCGGAATTGCCGGAGCAGGGGGAGCGCTCACGGGAACCATTACGGGCACGACCATTGACTGGACGTACGACGTTGCCACAGGGGTTCTTGCTTTTACAGGTGATGGAACTGCGGCAGAGTATCAAGCAGCCCTCAGAAGCGTTGTGTATTACAGCGAAGGGGCGCCAACCTTTAGCGCTCGCACCATTAACTTTGCGCTGGGCGGTCGTGAAGCCAACCCTGCAAACAACCACTACTACGAGTACATTCCCGCTGCGGAGATTGACTGGACCGAGGCTAAAGCTGCCGCTAGTACAGAATCCTATCTGGGAATGCAGGGCTATCTGGTCACCATTACCAGTGCTGAAGAGCAAGCGTTTGTTCAATCATTGATCGGAGGTCGCGCCTGGATCGGTGCTTCTGACGCAGAAACAGAAGGGGCAGAAGAAGGGGCGTGGGAATGGGCAACGGGACCGGAAGCCGGAACAGTTTTCTGGAATGGACTCTTTGATGGAACTGCCCCTGACGGTGCCTACGCAAACTGGGGGCTCGGAGATCCCAATAACTCTCTGGGGGAAGACTATGCTGCAATGCTCCCCCTCGACGGCAGACCCACTGGCTTCTGGAACGACTTTGCAGATGCTAACCCCGAAATCGGGGGATATGTTGTCGAGTATGGTGGGCTGGCGACTGACCCAACCATCCAGTTGACTGGAGCAGTGACCCTCAACGTTGCGGCGCAAACGGAGGCTCCTACAGATTTAGCGTTGCCCTCCGATGCCGTCAACGACACGGGTTCTTCCCAGAGCGATCGCCTTACCCGAAACCGCAGACCCCAGTTTACCGGAATCGCAGAGCCGGGCAGTACGATCGAACTTCTGGTGAATGGCGTACCCATTGCAGGCACCGTGACCCCGACTGGGGCAGGCGGATGGATTTTTGCGCCCACCGCAGATCTGCCGACAGGGACAAACACGATCAGCGCCAGAGCCACGAATGCGGGTGGAGTTCAGAGCGTTGACTCTGCTGCCATTACCGTTGAGATTGATGTCACAGCACCAACCCTACCAGCGAGTTCTCTGCCGGATCTAGACCCAGCAAGCGATACGGGTACATCCAACACAGACAACCGCACAACCGACACCACGCCCACCTTTACGGGAACCCTTCCCACGACCGAAGCAGGCAACACGGTAACGATCTACAGCGACTCAACCCGCGTTGGGACTGCAACGATTCTGCCCAGCGGTGCTTGGTCTGTGACGACCTCTGCATTGACAACGGGGACAAAAGCCATTCGGTACTCAGTGACCGATCGGGCAGGCAATGAAAGTGCCCTTTCCGGGACGCTAAACGTTGACATCGGGACGGCGGATACCCAGCCCAATCCCAATCCCAACCCCAATCCCAATCCCAACCCCAATCCCACTGACACGACTGCGCCCACCGTATCGATCGTCGATAACCAGCCCGACTTCCGCAGTACAAGCACCAATTCCCTGACAGTTCGGTTCAGCGAGGCAGTCACAAACTTCGACCTTTCTGACGTGAGCCTCACGCGCAACGGCACCCCCGTTAGCCTGCAAGGGGCAAGCCTCACCGCAACCGATGCACAAACCTGGGTATTGGGCAACCTAGCTGGTCTAACCGCAACCAGCGGCGAATACCGCATCTCGATCGGCGGCGATGTGGCAGACCTGGCAGGAAATGCCCTCAACAGACAAGCACCTGGCGCAACCGATACTTGGACAACGGGATCGGTTGGAACCCCACGAGTTATTCCGAATCTGGTTCGCAAGGTAGGGACTCGTCGAAACGATGTACTGGTGGGAGGTCGCCCAAACGATCAGCTCGTGGGTCGTGGGGGCAACGATCGCCTCGTGGGTCGCGCAGGAAGTGATGTACTCGAGGGCGGCGCTGGTCGGGATACGGTCATTGGTGGTGCCGGAGCCGATGTTTACGTGATGAGAAACCTGTCCGAGAGGGGCGATCGCGTAGTCGGGTTCAATGCTGCACAGGATGCAATTGACCTTC
- a CDS encoding S1C family serine protease, which translates to MIRAFLVQAVLLLWLLSSCPASADPLSSLPPFEIISVTKNTSAHVNRSIDSALLSTEPGIEVAHIRSSLLPGVILGGRYEGILNLLEERYTASGELDPLLEAAARSLIEDELSQAGFPVASASIRSPFEEQLVDNPEPGRFLIGGTITDVKLNSYRSLRGEKTQDERTIRWELFDRTAGKVIYRQSVTGRAQAEGIDNPAATYEAIRNSFKGLLTQAEFTDFLSQPTIAHTLTPTPGGYEIIAVSSSDTPLATEQIVSRSIPSIVQIRTPEGRGTGFVVDSSGLILTNHHVVGSAYTVKTDLYDGSIHRAQVIKRDANLDVALLKLEDEAADLTSLPICPVSVKVGEGVVAIGNPLALSNSVTQGVVSGIRTRKAHHLIQTDAAVNPGNSGGPLLNRYGAVIGIVTEKIASRGIEGLGFALPIAESLDRLNVKIHPGQSLNDCGNSTVLAVNQTAQ; encoded by the coding sequence ATGATCAGAGCTTTTTTGGTGCAGGCGGTGCTGCTGTTGTGGCTGCTGTCATCCTGCCCTGCTTCTGCTGATCCGTTGTCCAGTTTGCCCCCCTTCGAGATTATTTCAGTTACAAAAAATACGTCTGCCCATGTCAATCGATCGATCGATTCTGCCCTGCTGTCCACCGAACCGGGAATCGAAGTCGCCCACATCCGATCGTCCCTGTTGCCCGGAGTCATCCTTGGCGGACGCTACGAAGGCATTTTGAACCTACTAGAAGAGCGATACACCGCCAGCGGCGAACTTGATCCCCTTCTGGAAGCCGCCGCCCGATCGCTGATTGAAGACGAACTTTCCCAGGCAGGCTTTCCCGTTGCCAGTGCCTCCATCCGATCGCCCTTCGAGGAACAGTTAGTAGACAACCCCGAACCCGGACGGTTTCTGATTGGCGGCACCATCACCGATGTTAAGCTCAATTCCTACCGTTCCTTGCGGGGAGAAAAAACTCAGGACGAGCGCACCATTCGCTGGGAACTGTTCGATCGCACGGCGGGAAAAGTGATCTACCGTCAGAGCGTTACGGGACGCGCCCAGGCAGAGGGCATCGATAATCCTGCCGCCACCTACGAAGCAATCCGCAACAGCTTTAAAGGACTGCTGACCCAGGCAGAATTTACCGATTTCCTTTCCCAGCCCACAATTGCCCACACACTTACGCCCACCCCCGGAGGCTACGAAATTATTGCCGTTTCTAGCTCGGACACCCCTCTGGCAACAGAACAGATCGTCAGTCGATCGATTCCCTCGATTGTTCAGATTCGCACCCCCGAAGGACGCGGCACAGGGTTTGTCGTGGATTCCTCCGGCTTGATTTTGACTAACCATCACGTCGTTGGTTCCGCCTACACCGTCAAAACTGATTTGTACGACGGTTCCATCCATCGAGCACAGGTGATTAAGCGAGACGCGAATCTGGATGTTGCCCTGCTGAAACTGGAAGACGAAGCCGCCGATCTCACCAGCCTGCCCATCTGTCCCGTCTCGGTCAAAGTCGGCGAAGGCGTCGTGGCGATCGGCAATCCACTGGCACTCTCCAACAGCGTCACCCAAGGCGTTGTGAGCGGTATCCGCACCCGCAAGGCACATCATCTAATCCAGACCGATGCCGCAGTGAATCCTGGCAACAGCGGAGGACCCTTGCTGAATCGCTACGGTGCAGTCATCGGCATTGTCACTGAAAAGATTGCCAGTCGCGGCATTGAAGGACTCGGATTTGCCCTGCCGATCGCCGAATCCCTCGATCGCCTCAACGTCAAAATTCATCCCGGTCAGTCGCTTAATGACTGCGGGAACTCGACAGTGCTGGCAGTGAATCAAACGGCACAGTAG
- a CDS encoding TenA family transcriptional regulator, with amino-acid sequence MPLSCQQLLQKYPDLWRDATVHPFLTQCQTGEIQPHQFNTWLVQDYLFVTEFTRLAGALVTWAPIDHFDVLLGGMTALKDELNWFREKATERQLTLDVPHQPTCQIYCAFMVNMATAPYAVMATAFWAIELAYNQGWQLPGKMPEPYTEFADRWGNPGFTEYVKLLEAQADAMLQSASEEVLEQAEQAFIKVAQLERDFWQMAFAAD; translated from the coding sequence ATGCCCCTCTCCTGTCAGCAGTTGCTTCAGAAATATCCTGACCTCTGGCGCGATGCGACCGTGCATCCATTCCTTACCCAGTGTCAGACCGGAGAAATTCAACCCCATCAGTTTAATACCTGGCTGGTACAGGATTACCTCTTCGTCACCGAATTTACCCGATTGGCGGGTGCTCTAGTGACCTGGGCACCGATCGATCATTTTGATGTGCTGCTAGGCGGCATGACTGCCCTGAAAGACGAACTAAACTGGTTCCGTGAAAAAGCCACAGAACGCCAGCTTACCCTCGACGTGCCCCATCAACCGACTTGTCAGATCTACTGTGCTTTCATGGTCAACATGGCGACCGCTCCCTACGCAGTGATGGCAACTGCTTTTTGGGCGATCGAATTAGCGTACAACCAGGGCTGGCAGCTTCCCGGCAAAATGCCCGAACCCTACACCGAATTTGCCGATCGCTGGGGCAATCCGGGATTCACTGAATACGTCAAACTATTGGAGGCACAGGCAGACGCAATGCTGCAATCGGCTTCCGAGGAAGTGCTGGAACAGGCAGAGCAGGCATTTATCAAAGTCGCCCAGCTCGAAAGGGACTTCTGGCAAATGGCATTTGCTGCCGATTAA